A region of the Falco peregrinus isolate bFalPer1 chromosome 19, bFalPer1.pri, whole genome shotgun sequence genome:
GGGATGCCCACTTCCCCGAAATGACGTcaggggcggggccgggggcggggccagcAGGGAAGGACGTGGGGGAGATGGCAGCGCCGGGCCGTGGGACGGGGACGGGCCGTGGGGACAGGCCGGGGGGACAGCGAGAGGCGGTGGGGACAGAGGCAGGCTGGGGGGATGAGGACAGAGCcggggggacagggacagaccATGGGGTCGGGGAGAGGATGCAGGGACAGACCAGAGGGACAGGGGTAGgccacagggatggggacagagccgtggggatggggacaggctgtAGGGATGAGGACAgagctgtggggacagggacaggccgtggggatggggacaggctgtgggcacagggacaggctgtgAGGCAGAgacaggctgcagggacagagctgtggggacagggacaggctgtggcgatggggacaggctgtgagGACGAGGACaggctgtggggatggggacaggctgtAGGGATGAGGACAgagctgtggggacagggacaggctgtggggACAGACAGGCTgcaagggcagagctgtggggacagggacaggccatggggacagagctgggctgtggggatgggggacaggctgcagggacagggacagagctGTGGGGACAAGGACgggctgtggggatggggacagttGGGGGACAGAGAGAGGCTGCAGAGATGGGGACAGagccatggggacagggacaggccaTGGGGACAAGGACAGGCTGTAAGGACGGAGacaggcagaggctgcagggatAGGTGGACAGGCCATGGGGACAGAgacaggctgcagggacagggtcaggctgtggggatggggacaggctgtggggacagagacaggctgcagggacagagccgtggggacaggctgtgcaggaaagaagagaggctgtggggacagggacagtgCCATGAGATTGGGCTGGACTAAAGGGACAAGCTGTGGGGCCAGGGCCAGAGCCATGGGGACCAGGACAGGCtgtgggacagggctggggccaCAGGGACAGACCATGGGGACAGGCTCTAGGGCAGGGCCACATgtgccagagctgggcaggctgggacagggacagaCCACCACGTGGCTCCAGCGAGGCCAAGGTCCCCGTGCCCCAGGGCAGGGTGTCCCGCACCGACCCGACAccgggccccccccccccccagacagggacagggacacagaCATGGGCCCGGCCACCGCATGGGGCTTTATTCAGACGATGAGCACGGGGCCGCTGTGGGCAGTGGGCGCTGGCGGGGCGTCCTCGTCCGCGGTGAAGTAGCCGATGAGTGCCCGCACCCCGGCCTTGAGCCCCGGCtggagccccagctgcagccccagcgccacggggctgctggccccagcGGTGATGGCGGCCAGCCCAGCGTAGCCCAGGTCCTCGGCCACCTCCAGGGCCCGCGTGGAGGCCACGACCTCACAGCCCTGGAAGGCGTAGTAGAGGCTGGTGCCCAGGTTGTAGAAGGTGCTGACGCCTGGCACCCACTCCAGCACCTCGTGGGCCTCCCGCTCCCCCGGCGGGTCGCAGGCGTCCTCATCCTCCCCGCCGGCGCCGGGCGACGTGGCGGCACggcagcagccaggccagggcGCTGGTCCCCGGGGGCACCCGGACCCCCTCGGCCGAGGCCGcggctggggtggggtgggtgctggcGGTGGGTCGCTGGAGCCGGGTGGGCACCCCGCAGAGCCGCGGCGGGGCAGAGACCCCTGGCTGCACCAGGCTGAGGAGGACAGACAGGGCCTGGGGGGCCGGGGTGCCGCGCAGCCGTGCCAGCCCCCGCAGCAGCGCCGCAGCCATGGTGGGGCCCAGCTCCTGCGACAGACCCAGCACCTCCGCCTCGGCCTGGGGCCCGCAGGCGGCCCCCGCTCAGCGCCAGCGCCATGGCAGCGCGGGCCAGGGCACGGAGGGGCAGCGGGAGCCGGGGGAAGCCGGGCAGGGCGTCGGGGCGAAGGTCCTGGCAGGAGAAGTTGCCCTCCGGCAGGGCCCGCGGCGGGACgtgctctgccagctctgccagcagcgcCCGCGCCGCAGCGGGGTCaccggcccccggcccggggagggcggcggggaggACGCTGCCCCccaggatgaggaggaagagTGGGAGGAAGAGCAGAGCCCGGGGCATGGCGGCAGCTCCAGGATGGCCTGTGGAGATGGCAGAAGGGGCAGAACCCcatcagccccccccccccgccacagccccccgcagccccccagcgcCCCAGCTCACCCGCTCGCCAGCGCCGGCGTCCCCTGCCCCGTCCAGCCGCGGCGGGCTGCCCCTGCGGCCCCTTTATAGCCCCCGTTATCGGGAGGCGTTGCGACACGCCGGGCCTGGCCCTGTCCCCTGGCGCGGAGACAGGGACATAGGGACAGGGCATTTCATGGGGACAGGGCAGCTTGCAGCCCCCAggacctgcccccccccagaCCCACGCAGGCAGCGAGGCTGAGAGCTGCGTTTGTTTATTTGGTCTCTTTCCAGATGTAAAAAAAcgttgggggaaaaaaactcacCAAACATAAACAGCTGAGGGAAAGAGGGAGCGTGAGGGAAAAGAGGGAGATCAGGGTAAAACGGGAATGGAGACactggggaaggggacaggggGGTGGCAGCGccacctgcttttgcagcacccttaaaaacagctttaaaaccTGCAGAAAACTCAGAAAACAGCCCAGgacctgggcagggcagggcccaGGGAACCCCTCAaccctcttcctcttcctcttcctcctcctccaggcgTCGGACACGCTTCCGCCTCCCCCGGGGCTGCAGGTCCTCGTCCTTGTCCTCGTCCTCCCAGgagcggggggctgcgggggccaGCTCCATGCCTGAGGGGGGAGGGAGCGAGGAGGGGGCTGAGGCCCCCGGCCAGTGGATGTGGGGGTACACCCCTGCGCCCCCCGCcgtctcccctgccccagcgatGTGGCAAAGGGGCCAGGGACGCGTCCACAACCCAGCAGTGGCCCATGCCCACCTCCTGGTGACACCCAGAGCACCACAGGGGAAAAagcccctgagccccccctAGGAGAGACCAGGGAGGCCAAACGCACCCAAGCTGCCATCATCCTCATCCTCACTGTCGAATTCCCGTTGCCTCTTGGTGCCTGGCCGCGCCGGGTTGGGGACGGGGACAGGCTCCTCgctgcagcagtggggacaGGGGCTGGCACCGCTGGGAGAACCCAGGGGTCCATGTCCCCTCCCTAGCCAGGGAGGGGACCCCCCCCAGTGTCAGGGAGGGGATGCAGCCGCGGGGGGGGACGTTCTCACCTCTCTGAGTCGGACCCTGACCCCAGCCGTGCcggcagctgctctgctgatgGGCACAAGAAGAGGGGCTCAGCGCTAGCTCCACAGCTGGGGACCCCCAGCCTGGttcctgcacccccagcccagcccctcacctggagcagggtcctgggGGCACCTGAGTGGCTCCAGCGGACCCTGGGGGGACCCTtgggggctgtggtggtggtgggcgATGGAGGTGGCGATGGAGGTGGCCATGCGGCGGAGCTGCTGAGGAGTGATGGCAGCCGGGATGCGCCAGAAGGATTCCTGGGCagagaggggagatgctgcagggcCACGCCAGGAGccaggggacagggatggggacagggacctCACTTGCTCGTTGCTGGGGGGCCGGAGCCCCAGCTGCCGCAGCAGAGCCCGGAAGCGCCGGTCCTCCATGGCATCCTCATTCTCCTCTGAGAGCGGCACCAGCGGCACAGGGTGGGACACACCTGGGCCAGGACCGCtgtcagcccagccctggccccccgcccccagccgctgccccggcccccccccctGCTCACCGTCCACCTGGCGGTCCTCAGCTGTCCTCCTCAGGCAGTTCTCCAGCCACTGCAGGGGCCCAGCCAGgcctggggacaggggaggGTGAGACAGGATCTGGCCCCAGAGCCAAGCCCGACCGGGGGACTCAGGGCCCCTTACCCACCTTCCTGATGCAGGCGATgtgccaggccctgcccggccccttCCTCAGGTGTCCAGTGCTCGTCCATGGGGCCTTCCTCTGCTTCATCaccatcctcatcctcctcctcgccGTCACTGTCCTCTGCTGAGCTGTCCTGGGCTGGCACCGCTGGGGTGCCTGCCGCACCCTGTGGGGACCAACAGTGTTTGGGTGCCCAACAGTGTTTGGGTGCCCATGACGGGGACAGCACCCGCTGGGCACAGCCcgggccccccagccccccataGCAGCCCCCCATACCGGCACAGGGACGTGGCCCTTCCTCCGGCGCTTCTTGTACAGCTCCTTGCGCTCCgacaccagccccagccccagcagcttcTCCACCACACGAGCCCGTGACCGCCGCGCCGTCAGGTGCCTCATGATGTTCCCCAGGACATCTGCAGGGAGGCGGATCAGGGTGGGGGGCTACGGGGGACTGGCCCCCACCCCAACCTGCCCCAGCACCGCTCACCCCTCTGAGCCCTGGAACTCCTCAAAGAGCCGTGTcagctcctcctcctgctccggCGTCCACAGCACGATGCGGGTGCccttcctggggagggggcacagctgtCGGTCCCTGCCCTGGGGTGAGGCGGCTGCCCTGGCCCAGGGGGTCCCCCCCATGGGGGTCCCCGACCCACCTCTCCCGTGGGAAGTCCTTGGCGCTGctggccagccccagccgcACCAGCTGCTTCACCACCTGCCTCCGCGTCCGCCCGGGCGCGGGGAGATGGGCCAGGATGGTGGTGATGATGTCCTCGCCTGCAGGagtgggaggctgcagggacagagcccCTGCTGTCCTCCCGGGCGTCCCACtgcccaacccccccccccgccccggtaCCTTCCACCTCCTTGTACTTCCAGTACAGCTCccgcagctcctgctcctgctgggggGTCCAGGGAGGGACTcggctcctgccagccctgggcaagggtgaagggaaggggaggggaggtgaggggaggggagcagccgcctccctgccccccctcaCCCCTCTCCCTGACCCCCCTCACCCCTCTCCGTCCTGCAGGGAGCCATAGCCCTCGGTCATCTCACGGATGGCCAATGGACTCTTCCAGAAGAGCAGCTCCACGAAAGCCTTCTTGTTGGTGGCCGCCAACGCAAAGAACTTGCCCAGGATGAACTTGGCCAAGGCCACCAGCTCCTgcgggcagagggagggaaagtggggctgggggatgctggggacagACCCCTCCCCAGGAGCCTTGGAGAGGGGGGGTCCGAGCCCCGGCTGACCTGGTACGCGCCGGCAGCGGGGTCGTTGAGGAGGCGGTGGAAGAGGGTGAAGAGGGAGAGCTGGAAGAGCAGGGCCTCCATGTGCAGGTCGCGGGCCAGGCGGTGCAGCAGGCGCGCGGCGCAGTGGTTGGTGTGGGGGCTGTTGCGGGCGTACCCCcgcagcagcaccaccagcgCCCGCACCACGGGGGCACAGGCAAAcctgccccggcagcccccgtCAGTGGGGCCGCCCTGGCAAGAGGTGCCACCCCGgacccccgggaccccccaACCCTGGCCCCTCTCACCGTTTCAGGTAGTCGAGGAAGTTGAACTCCTTCTCTGACACCTGCACggtctcttcctcctcttcctcctcctcctcttcctcttcctccagctcctcagTCTTGGGGGGCGCGTGCCCTGCAGTGGGACAGTGCTGAGGGGCCGGAGCGCTGCGGCCAAGCCCACCGTTCCCGGTGCCACCGCCGGGGACTCACCAAGCAGGGGAGCAAAGAGGATCTCCCGCAGCAGCTGCATCTCCTCCGGCGGCCCCGTGTCGGGGGTTCCGAACACGTCCCCTTCAGGCCAGATgtccctggggagagggggacGGGCTGGCACCATGTCCCCGTGCCCCTGCCTGGGTGTGGGATGGGAACTGCGGTGCCAGTACCTGGCGGAGCGGAGCAGGCGCAGGGCTTGGGGGGCTCGGGCACCCCGCAGGCACCCCtggatctgcagcagagcctctGTGCGCTGCTCCTCCACCGGCGTCTCTGAGGCAGCATCAAAGGGCACCACATCCTCGGGGAGGGGCACTTCGCCCTGGGGTGGGACACTGTCACCTTACACCCTGCAGAGACCCCCAGTGCCCCCTGCGGGGCCAGATCCTTCCCACTACCTGCAAGCAGGCCTGGAGCTGCGGGACCAATCCTGCCCACAACTCCTCCAGCTCCGCGGTGCTGGGCGGCTGCGGGGCGATGGCTGCGGGCGCCCGCggcttcttcttcttcttccgCACACGCTTGCTCTGGGGGGCAAGAACGGGGTCAGGAGGGGCTGCCTGACCACCCAGGGATCCCTCCCGCAGGGCAGCCACATCACACCTGCACCACGAGGCTGCTGCGGCCCTGGCAGAAGCGCTCCAGCATGCGGAGGAACAGATGGGCCGTCTCCACCAGGTCCCGCAAGAAGCTGCGCGGCTGCTTGGTCTCGTCGAACTTGCGGAAAAGAGTGAGGAAGAGCTCCCGGTACTCCATCAGGTAGAAAATATTGCCTGGGGAAGAGATGGTcagccgggggcggggggtggggctggggtcagacaccccctccccagccaagGATGGGCAGAAGGACAGATGGACTCACTCTTGATGACCTGGCTGCTGTCCCGCACCGCCTGCTCGGGGGACCGGTCCATCTCCTGCACGGTCCGCAGCAGCTCCTGGTACGCCTTCAGGGCCAGGTGCATCCTGGAGATGGGCAGTGTcagggcacagccctgcacctgggGGGGTCCCACGCACCGGGGAGGGTCCCAGGCACCCACCTGCGGGCCCAAGTTGCTGCCCTGCACCCGGGGAGGGTTCCAGGCACTGGGAGGGGGATCCCAGGCACCCACCTGCAGGCCCAAGTTGCTGCCCTgcacccgggggggggggcgggtccCAGGCAGTGGGGGAAGGGTCCCACGCACCCACCTGTGGGCCCAAGTTGCTGCCCTATGCCTGGGGGGGGTGATCCAGGCACCCTGGGGGGTGCTCCAGGCATGGCGAGGGGGGTTCCAGGCACCGGGGAGGGTCCCAGGGACCCACCTGCGGGCCCAAGTTGCTGCCCTGCACCCGGGGAGGGTTCCAGGCACTGGGAGGGGGATCCCAGGCACTGGGGAGGGTCCCCGGCACCCACCTGCGGGCCCAAGTTGCTGCCTCCTTC
Encoded here:
- the APOF gene encoding LOW QUALITY PROTEIN: apolipoprotein F (The sequence of the model RefSeq protein was modified relative to this genomic sequence to represent the inferred CDS: deleted 2 bases in 2 codons), which encodes MPCPYVPVSAPGDRARPGVSQRLPITGAIKGPQGQPAAAGRGRGRRRWRAGHPGAAAMPRALLFLPLFLLILGGSVLPAALPGPGAGDPAAARALLAELAEHVPPRALPEGNFSCQDLRPDALPGFPRLPLPLRALARAAMALALSGAACGPQAEAEVLGLSQELGPTMAAALLRGLARLRGTPAPQALSVLLSLVQPGVSAPPRLCGVPTRLQRPTASTHPTPAAASAEGVRVPPGTSALAWLLPAATSPGAGGEDEDACDPPGEREAHEVLEWVPGVSTFYNLGTSLYYAFQGCEVVASTRALEVAEDLGYAGLAAITAGASSPVALGLQLGLQPGLKAGVRALIGYFTADEDAPPAPTAHSGPVLIV
- the TIMELESS gene encoding protein timeless homolog isoform X4, with the translated sequence MDWYMMNCELLATCSALGYLEGEVYHREPDCLESVKDLIRYLRHEDETRDIRQQLGAAQILQNDLLPILVQYPQDKVLFDAVIRLMVNLTQPALLCFGKVPSDATSRHHFLQVLSYLQAYKEAFASEKVFGVLSEKLYDLLQLDWEQRQDEDMLLIERILLLVRNVLHIPPDPTEEQGVDGDASVHDRVLWALHMSGMDDLLKFLASAQVEQQWALHVLEIISLMFRDQSAEELAALGQGQAAAEHGEDIQELETLRQRELAEKRARALQRPSRHSRFGGSYVLQGLKAIGDRDVIFHKGLHNLKSYSHDMGKETRRVPRRRQAAPETETPRRSARNVRLFLRCFCQDFLESCYNRLMLLVKDQLVREKAQQHDETYYLWATAFFMAFNRRRGFRPELVSETVSVRAFHFIEQNLTTYYEMALMDKKEAATWARRMHLALKAYQELLRTVQEMDRSPEQAVRDSSQVIKSNIFYLMEYRELFLTLFRKFDETKQPRSFLRDLVETAHLFLRMLERFCQGRSSLVVQSKRVRKKKKKPRAPAAIAPQPPSTAELEELWAGLVPQLQACLQGEVPLPEDVVPFDAASETPVEEQRTEALLQIQGCLRGARAPQALRLLRSARDIWPEGDVFGTPDTGPPEEMQLLREILFAPLLGHAPPKTEELEEEEEEEEEEEEETVQVSEKEFNFLDYLKRFACAPVVRALVVLLRGYARNSPHTNHCAARLLHRLARDLHMEALLFQLSLFTLFHRLLNDPAAGAYQELVALAKFILGKFFALAATNKKAFVELLFWKSPLAIREMTEGYGSLQDGEGAGRSRVPPWTPQQEQELRELYWKYKEVEGEDIITTILAHLPAPGRTRRQVVKQLVRLGLASSAKDFPRERKGTRIVLWTPEQEEELTRLFEEFQGSEDVLGNIMRHLTARRSRARVVEKLLGLGLVSERKELYKKRRRKGHVPVPGAAGTPAVPAQDSSAEDSDGEEEDEDGDEAEEGPMDEHWTPEEGAGQGLAHRLHQEGLAGPLQWLENCLRRTAEDRQVDGVSHPVPLVPLSEENEDAMEDRRFRALLRQLGLRPPSNEQESFWRIPAAITPQQLRRMATSIATSIAHHHHSPQGSPQGPLEPLRCPQDPAPAEQLPARLGSGSDSESEEPVPVPNPARPGTKRQREFDSEDEDDGSLAPSSLPPPSGMELAPAAPRSWEDEDKDEDLQPRGRRKRVRRLEEEEEEEEEG
- the TIMELESS gene encoding protein timeless homolog isoform X3, which codes for MDWYMMNCELLATCSALGYLEGEVYHREPDCLESVKDLIRYLRHEDETRDIRQQLGAAQILQNDLLPILVQYPQDKVLFDAVIRLMVNLTQPALLCFGKVPSDATSRHHFLQVLSYLQAYKEAFASEKVFGVLSEKLYDLLQLDWEQRQDEDMLLIERILLLVRNVLHIPPDPTEEQGVDGDASVHDRVLWALHMSGMDDLLKFLASAQVEQQWALHVLEIISLMFRDQSAEELAALGQGQAAAEHGEDIQELETLRQRELAEKRARALQRPSRHSRFGGSYVLQGLKAIGDRDVIFHKGLHNLKSYSHDMGKETRRVPRRRQAAPETETPRRSARNVRLFLRCFCQDFLESCYNRLMLLVKDQLVREKAQQHDETYYLWATAFFMAFNRRRGFRPELVSETVSVRAFHFIEQNLTTYYEMALMDKKEAATWARRMHLALKAYQELLRTVQEMDRSPEQAVRDSSQVIKSNIFYLMEYRELFLTLFRKFDETKQPRSFLRDLVETAHLFLRMLERFCQGRSSLVVQSKRVRKKKKKPRAPAAIAPQPPSTAELEELWAGLVPQLQACLQGEVPLPEDVVPFDAASETPVEEQRTEALLQIQGCLRGARAPQALRLLRSARDIWPEGDVFGTPDTGPPEEMQLLREILFAPLLGHAPPKTEELEEEEEEEEEEEEETVQVSEKEFNFLDYLKRFACAPVVRALVVLLRGYARNSPHTNHCAARLLHRLARDLHMEALLFQLSLFTLFHRLLNDPAAGAYQELVALAKFILGKFFALAATNKKAFVELLFWKSPLAIREMTEGYGSLQDGEGAGRSRVPPWTPQQEQELRELYWKYKEVEGEDIITTILAHLPAPGRTRRQVVKQLVRLGLASSAKDFPRERKGTRIVLWTPEQEEELTRLFEEFQGSEDVLGNIMRHLTARRSRARVVEKLLGLGLVSERKELYKKRRRKGHVPVPGAAGTPAVPAQDSSAEDSDGEEEDEDGDEAEEGPMDEHWTPEEGAGQGLAHRLHQEGLAGPLQWLENCLRRTAEDRQVDGVSHPVPLVPLSEENEDAMEDRRFRALLRQLGLRPPSNEQESFWRIPAAITPQQLRRMATSIATSIAHHHHSPQGSPQGPLEPLRCPQDPAPAEQLPARLGSGSDSESGASPCPHCCSEEPVPVPNPARPGTKRQREFDSEDEDDGSLGMELAPAAPRSWEDEDKDEDLQPRGRRKRVRRLEEEEEEEEEG
- the TIMELESS gene encoding protein timeless homolog isoform X1, with amino-acid sequence MDWYMMNCELLATCSALGYLEGEVYHREPDCLESVKDLIRYLRHEDETRDIRQQLGAAQILQNDLLPILVQYPQDKVLFDAVIRLMVNLTQPALLCFGKVPSDATSRHHFLQVLSYLQAYKEAFASEKVFGVLSEKLYDLLQLDWEQRQDEDMLLIERILLLVRNVLHIPPDPTEEQGVDGDASVHDRVLWALHMSGMDDLLKFLASAQVEQQWALHVLEIISLMFRDQSAEELAALGQGQAAAEHGEDIQELETLRQRELAEKRARALQRPSRHSRFGGSYVLQGLKAIGDRDVIFHKGLHNLKSYSHDMGKETRRVPRRRQAAPETETPRRSARNVRLFLRCFCQDFLESCYNRLMLLVKDQLVREKAQQHDETYYLWATAFFMAFNRRRGFRPELVSETVSVRAFHFIEQNLTTYYEMALMDKKEAATWARRMHLALKAYQELLRTVQEMDRSPEQAVRDSSQVIKSNIFYLMEYRELFLTLFRKFDETKQPRSFLRDLVETAHLFLRMLERFCQGRSSLVVQSKRVRKKKKKPRAPAAIAPQPPSTAELEELWAGLVPQLQACLQGEVPLPEDVVPFDAASETPVEEQRTEALLQIQGCLRGARAPQALRLLRSARDIWPEGDVFGTPDTGPPEEMQLLREILFAPLLGHAPPKTEELEEEEEEEEEEEEETVQVSEKEFNFLDYLKRFACAPVVRALVVLLRGYARNSPHTNHCAARLLHRLARDLHMEALLFQLSLFTLFHRLLNDPAAGAYQELVALAKFILGKFFALAATNKKAFVELLFWKSPLAIREMTEGYGSLQDGEGAGRSRVPPWTPQQEQELRELYWKYKEVEGEDIITTILAHLPAPGRTRRQVVKQLVRLGLASSAKDFPRERKGTRIVLWTPEQEEELTRLFEEFQGSEDVLGNIMRHLTARRSRARVVEKLLGLGLVSERKELYKKRRRKGHVPVPGAAGTPAVPAQDSSAEDSDGEEEDEDGDEAEEGPMDEHWTPEEGAGQGLAHRLHQEGLAGPLQWLENCLRRTAEDRQVDGVSHPVPLVPLSEENEDAMEDRRFRALLRQLGLRPPSNEQESFWRIPAAITPQQLRRMATSIATSIAHHHHSPQGSPQGPLEPLRCPQDPAPAEQLPARLGSGSDSESGASPCPHCCSEEPVPVPNPARPGTKRQREFDSEDEDDGSLAPSSLPPPSGMELAPAAPRSWEDEDKDEDLQPRGRRKRVRRLEEEEEEEEEG
- the TIMELESS gene encoding protein timeless homolog isoform X2; protein product: MDWYMMNCELLATCSALGYLEGEVYHREPDCLESVKDLIRYLRHEDETRDIRQQLGAAQILQNDLLPILVQYPQDKVLFDAVIRLMVNLTQPALLCFGKVPSDATSRHHFLQVLSYLQAYKEAFASEKVFGVLSEKLYDLLQLDWEQRQDEDMLLIERILLLVRNVLHIPPDPTEEQGVDGDASVHDRVLWALHMSGMDDLLKFLASAQVEQQWALHVLEIISLMFRDQSAEELAALGQGQAAAEHGEDIQELETLRQRELAEKRARALQRPSRHSRFGGSYVLQGLKAIGDRDVIFHKGLHNLKSYSHDMGKETRRVPRRRQAAPETETPRRSARNVRLFLRCFCQDFLESCYNRLMLLVKDQLVREKAQQHDETYYLWATAFFMAFNRRRGFRPELVSETVSVRAFHFIEQNLTTYYEMALMDKKEAATWARRMHLALKAYQELLRTVQEMDRSPEQAVRDSSQVIKSNIFYLMEYRELFLTLFRKFDETKQPRSFLRDLVETAHLFLRMLERFCQGRSSLVVQSKRVRKKKKKPRAPAAIAPQPPSTAELEELWAGLVPQLQACLQGEVPLPEDVVPFDAASETPVEEQRTEALLQIQGCLRGARAPQALRLLRSARDIWPEGDVFGTPDTGPPEEMQLLREILFAPLLGHAPPKTEELEEEEEEEEEEEEETVQVSEKEFNFLDYLKRFACAPVVRALVVLLRGYARNSPHTNHCAARLLHRLARDLHMEALLFQLSLFTLFHRLLNDPAAGAYQELVALAKFILGKFFALAATNKKAFVELLFWKSPLAIREMTEGYGSLQDGEGAGRSRVPPWTPQQEQELRELYWKYKEVEGEDIITTILAHLPAPGRTRRQVVKQLVRLGLASSAKDFPRERKGTRIVLWTPEQEEELTRLFEEFQGSEDVLGNIMRHLTARRSRARVVEKLLGLGLVSERKELYKKRRRKGHVPVPGAAGTPAVPAQDSSAEDSDGEEEDEDGDEAEEGPMDEHWTPEEGAGQGLAHRLHQEGLAGPLQWLENCLRRTAEDRQVDGVSHPVPLVPLSEENEDAMEDRRFRALLRQLGLRPPSNEQESFWRIPAAITPQQLRRMATSIATSIAHHHHSPQGSPQGPLEPLRCPQDPAPEQLPARLGSGSDSESGASPCPHCCSEEPVPVPNPARPGTKRQREFDSEDEDDGSLAPSSLPPPSGMELAPAAPRSWEDEDKDEDLQPRGRRKRVRRLEEEEEEEEEG
- the TIMELESS gene encoding protein timeless homolog isoform X5; translation: MDWYMMNCELLATCSALGYLEGEVYHREPDCLESVKDLIRYLRHEDETRDIRQQLGAAQILQNDLLPILVQYPQDKVLFDAVIRLMVNLTQPALLCFGKVPSDATSRHHFLQVLSYLQAYKEAFASEKVFGVLSEKLYDLLQLDWEQRQDEDMLLIERILLLVRNVLHIPPDPTEEQGVDGDASVHDRVLWALHMSGMDDLLKFLASAQVEQQWALHVLEIISLMFRDQSAEELAALGQGQAAAEHGEDIQELETLRQRELAEKRARALQRPSRHSRFGGSYVLQGLKAIGDRDVIFHKGLHNLKSYSHDMGKETRRVPRRRQAAPETETPRRSARNVRLFLRCFCQDFLESCYNRLMLLVKDQLVREKAQQHDETYYLWATAFFMAFNRRRGFRPELVSETVSVRAFHFIEQNLTTYYEMALMDKKEAATWARRMHLALKAYQELLRTVQEMDRSPEQAVRDSSQVIKSNIFYLMEYRELFLTLFRKFDETKQPRSFLRDLVETAHLFLRMLERFCQGRSSLVVQSKRVRKKKKKPRAPAAIAPQPPSTAELEELWAGLVPQLQACLQGEVPLPEDVVPFDAASETPVEEQRTEALLQIQGCLRGARAPQALRLLRSARDIWPEGDVFGTPDTGPPEEMQLLREILFAPLLGHAPPKTEELEEEEEEEEEEEEETVQVSEKEFNFLDYLKRFACAPVVRALVVLLRGYARNSPHTNHCAARLLHRLARDLHMEALLFQLSLFTLFHRLLNDPAAGAYQELVALAKFILGKFFALAATNKKAFVELLFWKSPLAIREMTEGYGSLQDGEGAGRSRVPPWTPQQEQELRELYWKYKEVEGEDIITTILAHLPAPGRTRRQVVKQLVRLGLASSAKDFPRERKGTRIVLWTPEQEEELTRLFEEFQGSEDVLGNIMRHLTARRSRARVVEKLLGLGLVSERKELYKKRRRKGHVPVPGAAGTPAVPAQDSSAEDSDGEEEDEDGDEAEEGPMDEHWTPEEGAGQGLAHRLHQEGLAGPLQWLENCLRRTAEDRQVDGVSHPVPLVPLSEENEDAMEDRRFRALLRQLGLRPPSNEQESFWRIPAAITPQQLRRMATSIATSIAHHHHSPQGSPQGPLEPLRCPQDPAPEQLPARLGSGSDSESEEPVPVPNPARPGTKRQREFDSEDEDDGSLAPSSLPPPSGMELAPAAPRSWEDEDKDEDLQPRGRRKRVRRLEEEEEEEEEG
- the TIMELESS gene encoding protein timeless homolog isoform X6, which gives rise to MDWYMMNCELLATCSALGYLEGEVYHREPDCLESVKDLIRYLRHEDETRDIRQQLGAAQILQNDLLPILVQYPQDKVLFDAVIRLMVNLTQPALLCFGKVPSDATSRHHFLQVLSYLQAYKEAFASEKVFGVLSEKLYDLLQLDWEQRQDEDMLLIERILLLVRNVLHIPPDPTEEQGVDGDASVHDRVLWALHMSGMDDLLKFLASAQVEQQWALHVLEIISLMFRDQSAEELAALGQGQAAAEHGEDIQELETLRQRELAEKRARALQRPSRHSRFGGSYVLQGLKAIGDRDVIFHKGLHNLKSYSHDMGKETRRVPRRRQAAPETETPRRSARNVRLFLRCFCQDFLESCYNRLMLLVKDQLVREKAQQHDETYYLWATAFFMAFNRRRGFRPELVSETVSVRAFHFIEQNLTTYYEMALMDKKEAATWARRMHLALKAYQELLRTVQEMDRSPEQAVRDSSQVIKSNIFYLMEYRELFLTLFRKFDETKQPRSFLRDLVETAHLFLRMLERFCQGRSSLVVQSKRVRKKKKKPRAPAAIAPQPPSTAELEELWAGLVPQLQACLQGEVPLPEDVVPFDAASETPVEEQRTEALLQIQGCLRGARAPQALRLLRSARDIWPEGDVFGTPDTGPPEEMQLLREILFAPLLGHAPPKTEELEEEEEEEEEEEEETVQVSEKEFNFLDYLKRFACAPVVRALVVLLRGYARNSPHTNHCAARLLHRLARDLHMEALLFQLSLFTLFHRLLNDPAAGAYQELVALAKFILGKFFALAATNKKAFVELLFWKSPLAIREMTEGYGSLQDGEGAGRSRVPPWTPQQEQELRELYWKYKEVEGEDIITTILAHLPAPGRTRRQVVKQLVRLGLASSAKDFPRERKGTRIVLWTPEQEEELTRLFEEFQGSEDVLGNIMRHLTARRSRARVVEKLLGLGLVSERKELYKKRRRKGHVPVPGAAGTPAVPAQDSSAEDSDGEEEDEDGDEAEEGPMDEHWTPEEGAGQGLAHRLHQEGLAGPLQWLENCLRRTAEDRQVDGVSHPVPLVPLSEENEDAMEDRRFRALLRQLGLRPPSNEQESFWRIPAAITPQQLRRMATSIATSIAHHHHSPQGSPQGPLEPLRCPQDPAPAEQLPARLGSGSDSESEEPVPVPNPARPGTKRQREFDSEDEDDGSLGMELAPAAPRSWEDEDKDEDLQPRGRRKRVRRLEEEEEEEEEG